In the Dermochelys coriacea isolate rDerCor1 chromosome 25, rDerCor1.pri.v4, whole genome shotgun sequence genome, one interval contains:
- the HDGFL2 gene encoding hepatoma-derived growth factor-related protein 2 — translation MPHSFKPGDLVFAKMKGYPHWPARIDDIADGAVKPPPNKYPIFFFGTHETAFLGPKDLFPYDKYKDKYGKPNKRKGFNEGLWEIQNNPHASYSAPPPVSSSDSEVPENDPVAGSDGGEEEEESAAMAVAAVAAAAMEKLDSDEESDKGSDHSALKRKALAMKMPVAKRPRKSSSDLDQGSASPSEEENSESSSESEKNSDQDFTPEKKPVARAPRRVSAGGRKKKKVDSGSDSDSKLDSEEENETVDVTKSDSDSDSDSDVSVKKVPRGRKPAEKPPPKPRGRKPKPERAPTSSSSDSDSDSDVDRISEWKRRDEERRRELEEKRKREQEEEIRRLREQEKEEKEKKKEKAEKGEEAHSDSDSSMDDEVAKKGKKNRGKDQLSSDSDLELEKEVKKPLKKQQPSELSRKPNLKEKRGRSEEKPRNKPLRVERGRRKSDAIPERRMEKKKEPTIEEKLQKLHSEIKFALKVDNPDIKRCLSALEELGTLQVTSHILQKHTDVVATLKKIRRYKANKDVMEKAAEVYTRLKSRVLGPKIEVNQKANKTGMEKDKGDVEKGQEKLPGGEAQNEKGEEETNADLSAPVNGESMSQKGESLEDKERDKAQGSGDGEREASPEDTHDAQDYPEIKRPSMDRERVRLESESVDEEEDS, via the exons ATGCCGCACAGCTTCAAGCCCGGAGACCTGGTCTTCGCCAAGATGAAGGGGTACCCGCACTGGCCGGCCCGG ATTGATGACATAGCAGATGGCGCTGTGAAACCCCCGCCGAACAAGTACCCCATCTTCTTCTTTGGGACACACGAGAC agccttCTTGGGACCTAAGGACCTGTTCCCTTACGACAAGTACAAGGACAAATATGGGAAGCCAAACAAGCGAAAAGGCTTCAATGAGGGATTGTGGGAAATCCAGAACAACCCCCATGCCAGTTACAGTGCCCCTCCG ccagtgagctcctcagacaGCGAGGTTCCCGAGAACGACCCGGTGGCAGGAAGcgatggaggagaggaggaagaagaatcgGCTGCCATGGcagttgctgctgttgctgcagcGGCCATGGAGAAGCTAGACAGCGATGAGGAGTCCGACAAAGGGAGCGACCACAGTGCGCTGAAACGAAAAGCGCTAGCTATGAAA ATGCCAGTGGCTAAACGACCCCGGAAATCATCCAGCGACCTCGACCAGGGCAGTGCGTCTCCCTCGGAAGAGGAGAACTCGGAAAGTTCTTCTGAGTCAGAGAAAAATAGTGACCAG GACTTTACTCCAGAGAAGAAGCCTGTGGCCAGAGCTCCCAGGAGGGTGTCCGCAGGCGGAAGGAAGAAAAAG AAGGTGGATTCAGGGTCCGACTCGGACTCCAAACTGGATTCGGAAGAGGAAAATGAGACTGTGGACGTGACTAAGTCGGACTCCGACTCAGACTCCGACTCGGATGTGTCTGTGAAGAAGGTTCCCCGGGGCAGGAAGCCAG CTGAGAAGCCGCCCCCAAAGCCTCGCGGCAGGAAACCAAAGCCTGAGAGAGCTCCGACCAGCTCCAGCAGCGACAG TGACAGCGACAGTGATGTGGACCGCATCAGCGAATGGAAGAGACGTGACGAGGAGCGCCGCCGGGAgctggaggagaagaggaagagggaaCAGGAGGAAGAGATCCGCAGGCTCCGGGagcaggagaaagaggagaaggaaaagaagaaggagaaggcagagaagggggaggaggcgCACTCAGACAGTGACAGCAGCATGGATGACGAGGTGGCCAAGAAAGGCAAGAAGAACCGAGGCAAGGACCAGTTGTCATCAGACTCTGACTTGGAGCTGGAGAAAGAG GTAAAGAAGCCGCTGAAGAAGCAGCAGCCCTCAGAGTTGTCAAGGAAACCGAATCTAAAGGAGAAGAGGGGCCGATCAGAGGAGAAACCTCGCAACAA ACCCTTAAGAGTGGAACGAGGCCGGAGAAAGTCTGACGCGATCCCAGAGAGGAGGATGGAGAAGAAGAAGG AGCCCACAATTGAAGAGAAACTTCAGAAACTTCACAGCGAGATCAAGTTTGCCCTGAAAGTTGATAATCCG GATATCAAGAGGTGCCTGAGTGCGCTGGAAGAGCTGGGAACCCTGCAGGTCACCTCTCACATCCTCCAGAAACACACTGATGTGGTGGCTACACTGAAAAAG ATCCGTCGCTACAAAGCTAACAAGGACGTGATGGAGAAGGCTGCCGAGGTTTACACCCGCCTGAAGTCGCGCGTCCTGGGGCCAAAGATCGAGGTGAACCAGAAAGCCAACAAAACTGGGATGGAGAAAGACAAGGGGGACGTGGAGAAGGGCCAGGAGAAGCTGCCGGGAGGGGAGGCCCAGAACgagaaaggagaggaggagacGAATGCCG ATCTGTCAGCCCCTGTAAACGGCGAATCCATGTCCCAGAAAGGGGAGAGCTTGGAGGATAAGGAGCGAGACAAAGCCCAGGGATCTGGCGACGGAGAGCGAGAGGCATCCCCGGAAGACACACATGA TGCGCAAGACTATCCTGAGATCAAAAGGCCCAGTATGGACAGGGAGAGGGTCCGCCTGGAGTCGGAATccgtggatgaggaggaggacagCTGA